Part of the Spinacia oleracea cultivar Varoflay chromosome 5, BTI_SOV_V1, whole genome shotgun sequence genome, gaactttcagtcaaaagaaaatcaatatatctctttgacggaatgacagtcctactagacctacgttggggaacaacaggagaagtttccacctcattaggttaagggacttcgcatggattatctccaagtgggacggtagaaggcgcatgaatggaatgcaccgcctcctgagcattttcatgctgggtcgtctctgacgaggtgtgaacctcatccatttgttgctcatctcgaatttcttcgagatatacattactcccacttgtttttctggaaataaactccttttccagaaagacaccatcgcgagcaacaaacactttgttttcgctttggttgtagaagtagtatcccttagtctgttttgggtaacccacaaaaagacacttatcggacttgggtgaaagcttatcagaaagtaaacgttttacataaacttcacaaccccatgtccttagaaaagacaattttggaacttttccagtccacatctcatatggcgtcttttctactgctttggacggagctctgttgagtgtgaatgccgctgtttcaagcgcaaatccccaaaatgaggcaggaaggttagcaagactcatcatggaccgaaccatatctaatagagctcggttccttctttcggaaaccccattcaattgtggtgtccctggtagagtcaattgcgaaagtattccacaatctttcaaatgatcaccaaactcttgagataaatattcaccaccacgatcggatcacaatgctttaattttctttccaagttggttttgtacttcattttggaattccttgaacttttcaaaggattccgacttatgtcgcatgaggtaaacatatccaaatctgctcacatcatcagtaaaagtaatgaaatacccgtaccctcccctagccaaagtactcataggtccacacacatcagtatgtatgagggctaaaagatcattggccctttcacttgagcctgtgaaaggagactttgtcattttccccattaagcaaaactcacatacttcaaatgattcaaaatcaaatgatttgagaattccatccttatgaagtttctctatgcgctttgagcttatgtggcctaatcgacaatgccataggtaagtagggttcaaatcatttggtttgtgtttcttgttttctatgtgatagatatggttttgtaagtctagtacatacaaaccatttgataatttagcagagacatagaacataccattcaaatatgctgaacaacaattattcataatttgaaatgaaaaaccttccgaatccaaaatcggaatagaaattatgttcttggtaataactggaacgtaataacaattataaagttctaatattaaaccagaaggcaagcgtaaactataatctcctacagctaaagcagcaactcttgctccattgcctactcggagatccacttcgcctttgctcaagctcctacttctttttagtccctgcacattaccaataatgtgagatccacaagcggtatcaaatacccaagaagcagttgtagctaaattaacttctatgacatagatacctgaagttaaagcaccagtcttcttatcctccagatatttggggcagttcctcttccaataaccaatcttgtggcagtggtagcactcatgttgagcagctaccttagccttgggagtggcctttggcttggttgaagagttctcattggcatctaccttgcccttgttcttcttcatgggagcccctttcttcttgaactgcttacctttactaaccattagaacatccttatgtttaggtttacttggtaagtttctctcagcctgaattagtgaaccatgcaactcttgcagggtagcctcccctccttgcatgtagaagttcaacttaaagttatgaaaatcttcaggcaaggatctgatgactatgtcagttgccaggtccttaggataagggaaacccaatttctccatggtctgaaaatgtccaatcaaatcgaacacatgcggaccaacgggcttcccctcttccaacttggaatccagaagtttgcagtttgcttcaaatctctccaatctagcatttttctgaaacaaagttttcagttgctggattatgctgtaggcatccagaccatcaaaacgtttttgatactctggttccatgcaagcaagcatcaagcatttacttgcaaggagttatcctctagagtttgtctagctcgcttttgagctgcagtagcattttctggcaagggttcaggtagaggattgtcaagaacactttcttttccttccgctctgagaacaattctcacaaccatttgccattgtaggaagttggtagcattcattttgtctttttcaattagagggcgcaacttaaaagtagagttgtttgcaccagacatgataactacaataaaaagtaaagcaagattcaatataatgtttatcaaaagtagcaattaaacaaattcaattcactactaccttttattcaaaattagaagtccccattgaataaagaattaaccaagatcccctcccactacaatcaaacggactttggccctgctacttcaatttatagtattcgaggtaagtaaacattttactaattataactgattataactcttggtagacaggttagcaactctttgtattttcctatctcttagcttcaaaacccaaaactttgtcttttgatagttttgttgagttaaaccaaacattaacatgtaagtttcgaaaacctaccctactatccccggaattataagcaacaccctgctttggcagaacctattactcatgatctaaggctttataggtgttgtatggaaaagcacttaaactcaatattattttgggacctaagtttactatgttggttaattaaaagtgaacacattgctttaaataaccacatacataaactcaataagcattttaaggcaacataaaatgcataaaaataaatgtgatcctagtatggcccctataaaataagctcaaatcttcttgggttcctgttcatctttcttggatctccatccttgaatttttgattgaaccttcttacttcatcgaactcataatacgaactttataatctaatttaaacttttaaattaaattacaacaatacagaacgatgcgcggatcgtatttcaaaatttacaagaatacaaaacgatacgcagatcgtattttctatcctattttgggccatactagtcactcgcctgtaacaaaatatcatatatattccatacacgcatataatatcaaacaatattaaacacaaattatttacttattaactgttaataagcaaataatatttccaaaattattataaaaacttaaacaatttaagtttaaaattatttaggaaactttattattttaattcaattactatttaaaaATGGCTAGAATAATCTCATTAATCAAGAATTTTCATATATGCTCAACTTAGAAAATcttaatttccaaaaaaaatattcaaaataaaaatgtttttgaaaagATTAATTTAGAAAATCCAACACGTTTTTGgaatttcccaaaaaaaaaaaaaatcaacctttccaAATATTTAGGAGATTTGACCTTTTAATAAACcagattttccctttttttttttttttttttttttattctttataatGAAACTGCTGCAGTGACTtcacaaaatcaaaaccctcaCGGCTGACGCCAGCCAGCAGCCGCCAGGACCGTCGGCCAGCCGCCGCGACTCAAAATCCCAGCCACGCTGGTCGACCCAGCCACCAGAAAACCGGCAGCCAAGCCCACCGGCGAGCTAGGCCGCAACTAACTAGCCGCAACAGCAGCCAGGCACGTCCACACGCCGCCTCGCCTGCCGCCCCTACGCCGCCCAATCTTCTGCCGGAAAACCGCCCTAGTTCGCCCTCTACCATGGCTCCACCGTCGCAGGTGGTGGCCACCCAGCCATGGaggttgttattttaatttgggtaacaattacctaaattaaattaatctttattcaacttttgttaaagattaacaatttaattagggtttaattatccgaaaataatggcaaaaaatttgaataaattaacaatccttaaactgaattttagggttgttagaagttagatttcaatttaaactctttattaaaattaaatctaacaagaattcaaaatttaaggcataattatctcattttattcaaataattcaagaaaataacaattataatccgaaaaattcgaattaaattaccaggcagatctattgaattttcttaacaaataaaatcaaaaattttaattgttatccttaaattgtatgattaatcgaattaaacataaaaattaaccaaattcaataattaatatacaaaaattccgaaaattagttaaaaaattaccaaaaaatttcagctattgtataaaaattaggggataatcagtagatttatttaacaaattaaaaatcaaatctttaattgttaacaaattatttccatgattaatcttattaaccattaaataatttaaaatctgacgaatttaattttaaaaaatccgaaaatttttatgagatattaactgttaatttcgaccctgtgataaaaatttcggaattttataaatttattttgagcaaaaattaattaaatcacgatttaatgattccaatcaattaatatcatatattaattttgcaaattcaatccataaataaatcttcccttaattgaatcaaaataataatgttgcatacaatcatgatcataaaatattatgcaagaggctaaaactgataccactgtaggaacatatagatgcataaagcggaatttcaggaaacaatttcctacacaggatctcatgcataacaatagtatagatcagattaagtcgaaagaataatcacctttgaagcgtgttctcccgttcgtatgcaagcttcgaagatcttagagccccacttgttgctcctctactcagtccacaagcacgaattgaatcccacgtatgctagtacggaagagaacgatcacaatttgtctcttgctttgtttgggatgtacggcgtttagagaattagaattagggtttttgtgttttccttttgtcagatattgaatgaacgtgatttctaaatccctgacattataactattataatgtgagagttttaggttaacacaaaaccaaagcccaacattctttcccttaatagaccggttgccatcgggccttttgggcccattccaattaatgcttatatgtgtgaccttataggattaatatattttagtggtaggtccaatcaatattgtcctgctaatcacatttattctctagcaagcaaatatgattactaaaataattaacttattatcttcataattaattcctatttatatttagtaattgccggaaatgtctaaggacataattccttcaagaCGCGCGTGTGAGTGAGTCCAGCAAGCCTCCTTACTGTTTTATTAAACATGAAGCATACCCATACCCCAATATATAAATCAAGGAATTAGTTGATATTCtatcaatgtgggacatttCTCACTTTATACTTttcactcttttcttttgttttctcgacAAGAATTTCCAACAAAGGTCCAGAAACGATATGATATGATTGAATGACTTGACCCTAATTGAGAGCACTCAACTCGTGCTTAAACAAAATTACTTTTTAGAACAAACATATgcatccttcaatttttttgttaCCGAGTATTCGAGTAGGCTTGTAACTGTTGTTGCCACAAACATTGACATTATTTTTTTGGGTGCGAGAAACAAACATTGAGATTAAGTATGCATACATTTATGTTTCAATGTGTGACCAAATAAAAATttcctattttttatttttatttgacaATGTGTTCATCGCATTATGTAAAATGAGTGGAAGAAGCAAGAACAACTTCTTAATCCATCCATAGCACGCATCGAAGGCATTTCCCTTCTATAAGCAAATTAAACGCTTTATTAATCTCATCAAACTTCATCTCATGTGATACGAAATCATCTAGTCGAACTTcctgcaaaaataataataataacgtaGCGCAATTTAGATTTAGTTTTCAGACTACCTCTATACAAAAATGAACGGATGGGAGTATATCTgcaatctatctatctatctatctattactatatagtaaaagagacaccaggaatcaCACGTGTCATtttctggtgcgattttttcccgtcaaaatatttttttaattttttactttaaaataaataaattacattacgttttttttaggaaactaagataaaaatatattttaattaccatagatgtgtactgcataatatattattggaggaaagctaaatcaatattattttttcctttatgatataatcttatttatgtattattataactttttcatctgataaaaaatataaaaatattgataaatgaacttctaatgttagtctactattaataatataatacatggtaactggtaagtaaaaatgttaattaaaataataatacatggtaagtagaataacatataagtttatttatcaagattttactcaattcaaaatatgttgtatttgactaactcggttatgctcgggtcttttcgaaaattagtcttgagtcattcgggtttggttaacgttgttagatcgttctacatacaaataaacgcctataatttttaactttgtatagtaatatgcaaatttagttcatttgaatatttttttacacaactttgaatttatattttttcatatatccttttaCTTTAATGTTTTcataatatcacaagtcttttaattactattaaaataataaattgtttttGTAGTAGCTGTGCGTTacacgggccctaaactagttactccctccgtcctttaatactcgcaccgttttgactggacgcgtttgccaatgcacaactttgaccaccaatatctttaactacaaattataaaaacttataaatatattaatattttgaaatatatattaagatgaagataacaatatattatatactactatttgttttcatatactagaaataaaataaggtcaaagtgaattatatgaatagtgcaaaaagtcaaaacggtgcgagtattaaggaacaAAGGGAGTATTTAATTTGAAGTACTCCATATATTAATTACCTTGTCCAAATAACGTTTTACAAGGATAGGAATATCAGATTTCGCCTTTAGACCTCCAAACAATGCCCCTGTTAGAGTTTTGCCGCTACACAATACATTAGCAGAAGTGAGGCTCAGTTGTGAACCTGGCTTGTCCACTCCTAGCACAACCGTTTTACCCCAACCCTGTGAAACATATATAACATTATATACATTACAAATGtagttgaacttgaaattgacaGAAAGAAGAGATGAAAGATAACAAGAGACCTTTCGGCAAGAAGCATAAGCTTCCTCTACCAAAGTCGACATGCCTACACATTCGAAACAATAATCTGCACCTCCGTCTGTCATCTCGCATATAATCTGCTCAACAGACGAAAAGGGAGGCTTAACTAAATAGACCTAACTAGCAATTAACAAGCCATAAAGGTAGGTGAAATGCTAAGTACTCCAATAAAGTGTAATGCATCAAAGTTAATTAACAAGTTTTGAATTGAACTAATCACCTGGCTGACAGATTTATCCTCACAACTTTTAGGGTTGATAAAGTCGGTGACTCCAAACTTTTTACCTGAAACAGAAGATGAAAAAGGAAGATCAATCAAAATCATACTATATACAGAATTACAGATCGATGTGTGAGATTGAAATTGTAGTGTATCAGTATGTATTACCAATTTCAAATTTATCCGGGTTTACATCTACTGCTATTATTTTAGTTGCTCCACAAAGCCTAGCTCCCTCTGCAACCTTTGAGGTCCAATAAAAGTCGTAATAAACCTCAATATTATATGTTGATCATCAATCAGTAACAGAACACAaccaagtacaatttcaatGATCATAATAGCGTAACACTAAGGGATGTATCAGTATATAGCATAACATGAATAACATGATATGTATGGTTGTCTTACCGCCAATCCAATAGCTCCCATGCCAAATATAGCAACTGAGGATCCAGGTTCGACATTCGCAGTCTTCCAAGCAGCACCTATCCCTGGAAAGACCATGATCAAACATGTTAAGAACGGTCTCCAACTTTATAGTCTTAAAACATCATGATAATTTGTATATAAAT contains:
- the LOC110802527 gene encoding alcohol dehydrogenase-like 7 isoform X6, with amino-acid sequence MILPDAFQESWAMRLLVFIADCGECKDCKSSKSNLCSKLPFKVSPWMPREETSRFTDLKGETLFHFLFVSSFCEYTVVDIAHLTKLHPQIPPNRACLLSCGVSTGIGAAWKTANVEPGSSVAIFGMGAIGLAVYYDFYWTSKVAEGARLCGATKIIAVDVNPDKFEIGKKFGVTDFINPKSCEDKSVSQIICEMTDGGADYCFECVGMSTLVEEAYASCRKGWGKTVVLGVDKPGSQLSLTSANVLCSGKTLTGALFGGLKAKSDIPILVKRYLDKEVRLDDFVSHEMKFDEINKAFNLLIEGKCLRCVLWMD
- the LOC110802527 gene encoding alcohol dehydrogenase-like 7 isoform X4, producing the protein MADMNTSIGNTERKPIRCKAAVARKAGQPLVIEEVIVAPPKAYEVRIKILCTSLCYSDITFWKLKDPPGCFPRIMGHEAVGIVESVGEGVDEIMKGDYVVPVFIADCGECKDCKSSKSNLCSKLPFKVSPWMPREETSRFTDLKGETLFHFLFVSSFCEYTVVDIAHLTKLHPQIPPNRACLLSCGVSTGIGAAWKTANVEPGSSVAIFGMGAIGLAVAEGARLCGATKIIAVDVNPDKFEIGKKFGVTDFINPKSCEDKSVSQIICEMTDGGADYCFECVGMSTLVEEAYASCRKGWGKTVVLGVDKPGSQLSLTSANVLCSGKTLTGALFGGLKAKSDIPILVKRYLDKEVRLDDFVSHEMKFDEINKAFNLLIEGKCLRCVLWMD
- the LOC110802527 gene encoding alcohol dehydrogenase-like 7 isoform X5, producing MGHEAVGIVESVGEGVDEIMKGDYVVPVFIADCGECKDCKSSKSNLCSKLPFKVSPWMPREETSRFTDLKGETLFHFLFVSSFCEYTVVDIAHLTKLHPQIPPNRACLLSCGVSTGIGAAWKTANVEPGSSVAIFGMGAIGLAVYYDFYWTSKVAEGARLCGATKIIAVDVNPDKFEIGKKFGVTDFINPKSCEDKSVSQIICEMTDGGADYCFECVGMSTLVEEAYASCRKGWGKTVVLGVDKPGSQLSLTSANVLCSGKTLTGALFGGLKAKSDIPILVKRYLDKEVRLDDFVSHEMKFDEINKAFNLLIEGKCLRCVLWMD
- the LOC110802527 gene encoding alcohol dehydrogenase-like 7 isoform X1; amino-acid sequence: MADMNTSIGNTERKPIRCKAAVARKAGQPLVIEEVIVAPPKAYEVRIKILCTSLCYSDITFWKLKDPPGCFPRIMGHEAVGIVESVGEGVDEIMKGDYVVPVFIADCGECKDCKSSKSNLCSKLPFKVSPWMPREETSRFTDLKGETLFHFLFVSSFCEYTVVDIAHLTKLHPQIPPNRACLLSCGVSTGIGAAWKTANVEPGSSVAIFGMGAIGLAVYYDFYWTSKVAEGARLCGATKIIAVDVNPDKFEIGKKFGVTDFINPKSCEDKSVSQIICEMTDGGADYCFECVGMSTLVEEAYASCRKGWGKTVVLGVDKPGSQLSLTSANVLCSGKTLTGALFGGLKAKSDIPILVKRYLDKEVRLDDFVSHEMKFDEINKAFNLLIEGKCLRCVLWMD
- the LOC110802527 gene encoding alcohol dehydrogenase-like 7 isoform X2; protein product: MADMNTSIGNTERKPIRCKARKAGQPLVIEEVIVAPPKAYEVRIKILCTSLCYSDITFWKLKDPPGCFPRIMGHEAVGIVESVGEGVDEIMKGDYVVPVFIADCGECKDCKSSKSNLCSKLPFKVSPWMPREETSRFTDLKGETLFHFLFVSSFCEYTVVDIAHLTKLHPQIPPNRACLLSCGVSTGIGAAWKTANVEPGSSVAIFGMGAIGLAVYYDFYWTSKVAEGARLCGATKIIAVDVNPDKFEIGKKFGVTDFINPKSCEDKSVSQIICEMTDGGADYCFECVGMSTLVEEAYASCRKGWGKTVVLGVDKPGSQLSLTSANVLCSGKTLTGALFGGLKAKSDIPILVKRYLDKEVRLDDFVSHEMKFDEINKAFNLLIEGKCLRCVLWMD
- the LOC110802527 gene encoding alcohol dehydrogenase-like 7 isoform X3 yields the protein MADMNTSIGNTERKPIRCKAAVARKAGQPLVIEEVIVAPPKAYEVRIKILCTSLCYSDITFWKLKDPPGCFPRIMGHEAVGIVESVGEGVDEIMKGDYVVPVFIADCGECKDCKSSKSNLCSKLPFKVSPWMPREETSRFTDLKGETLFHFLFVSSFCEYTVVDIAHLTKLHPQIPPNRACLLSCGVSTGIGAAWKTANVEPGSSVAIFGMGAIGLAVYYDFYWTSKVAEGARLCGATKIIAVDVNPDKFEIGKKFGVTDFINPKSCEDKSVSQIICEMTDGGADYCFECVGMSTLVEEAYASCRKGWGKTVVLGVDKPGSQLSLTSANVLCSGKTLTGALFGGLKAKSDIPILVKRYLDKLKILVVKVVHWQTRPVKTVRVLKDGGSN